The nucleotide sequence CCCTACCTTAGAAAAGGTAGGGTGATGATTTTTTTATTCAGAGTCTGAAAGATGTTTATCGATACGTTCTTTCATTCCATCTAGAAGTTCACTTGGAGTGGCAGTCTGACCAAACAGTTGATCCAACCCTAGCAGAACCTCTTTATCAATCTCATTCCATTCTTTGTGAATAGGAAGTACCCTAGCATTTTCTGTTGGATTTAAAATAGCTAACTCCATGCTTTCACGAGAAGGATTTCCTTCTTGATTAATAAACTCGTCAGATTGCAAAACAGAATTTCGAGGTGGTGCAAAGAAAGTGGAAGTTGTGGTCATTCCTTCTTTACTTGCAAAAAATTTAATCACTTCCATTGCTTCCTCTGGATGCTCCGTACCCTCAAACATGACGTAACCTGCTTGCCCCATTAGAGGAAATTTACCTTCAGGTCCTGACGGGATAGGTGCAATGTCCCATGTAAAATCTTCAATACTTCTAGCTGTAGAAATGTAGCTATAGACATCGAAGAACATTCCTACATTGCCTGCTTCAAAAGCGACCTGATCCCCAGCTTTTGGATGTGACTCATCTTCAAACATCATTCGTTCTAGCATACCAAATGTTTTTTCTCCAGCTTCAGAGTTCCATGCAAATTCTTTCATGTCCTCACTAAACATGCCTCCACCATAAGACCAAGTGTGAGGAAGGAGATTTTGCCAATAGTTCCACTCCCGGAACATATTTGCCCCATACACTCCTTCATCTTGTGCAATCACTTTTGCAGCCTCTTCAAAAGTCTCCCACGTCCATTCCCCTTTTTTCTCCAGTTCTACTGGAGTTTCCAGTCCATGTTTTTCAAACAACTCCTTGTTATAAAACACAATATGTGGGGGTGTAGAGAACGGGATACCGTAAAGGTCTCCATCCGCTTCATATTGACTTAATGTTCCTGGAATTATGTCTTCAAAAGCAAAATCACTATCCTCTTTTAATGCAGACAGATCCTTCAAAATACCGTTATCAATAAATTGAGGAACCATTCTTTCTGCAGCCCAACCAATATCAGCTAGTTCTTTACCTGCTGCTAAAACCGTTATGTTTTGTTGATAATCGGCAAAGGGAGTTGTTTCAATATTAACTTTGATGTTTGGATGAGAAGGATAAAACTCTTCCTCTAACAATTTTTCGTACATCGCAATGTGATCATCATTCCCCCACATGGAGAATGAAATCTCAACTTTTTCGTTTTCTTCCGAATCGGCCGTTTCATTTGAACTACAAGCTGAAAGCGCTAACAAACCAATGATTAAAAAAAGGACAAATTTCTTCAATAGATTTCCTCCTTCATTCTTTTGATAGGTTCATTATAGATAAGTAGGAAAATCCTCAAAATGGGGGAATATTTAGATTTAGTATCTTTTTTTCAGTTTGTAGATACGTTTCTCTTATGTCTGTACTCGGAAGGTGTTTTTTCTGTCCTCTTTTTAAATGTTTTTAAAAAATGCTTTTCGCTTTGATATCCAACCAATTCGGCAACCTCATACACTTTCAATTCCGTTTCTAATAATAATTGCTTTGCTTTTTTTATTCTTAGATCCGTAAGATATTCTGAGAAATTAATTCCGGTTTCTTTTTTGAACCATTGACTAAAATAGCCTGGATGTAAGTGAACGAGGTTCGATATAGTGGACAAAGACAAATCCCGGTCCATGTTTTGCCACATATATCTACTAATCTTATTCATACTTGGGCTTTGTTCACTTGTACCTGATGTAAGACCATCTCTTCCCTTTAATTTCTGATGAACGGATTCCATCGCTTTTACAAACTCCCGACGATTAATCGGTTTTAATAAATAATCATGCACCCCATGCTTTAATCCTATCTTGGCATATTCAAAATCGTCGTAGCCACTAATAATGATGATGCTAAGAGAAGGATTTATTTCTTTCGCCTTCTCGATTAGGGATAATCCATCCATTTTGGGCATGCGTATATCTGTCAACAAAACATCAGGGGGATTATGACGTAGTAACTCAAGTGCTCGCTCCCCATCCTCTGCTTCCCCCGATATTGCAAAGTCATTAGTAAGATTCGTAATCAGCGCTTGTAATCCTTGCCGAATAATCTTCTCATCCTCCGCAACCAATACTTTAAACATATTACTCCCCCCGTTTTTTATAAGGTAACGCAATAAATACATCTGTTCCTTGCTCTATGTTACTATCAATATGGAGCCCGAACTTTTTTCCGAATAAGAGTTTTATCCTTTCATGAACATTCTTTAAAGCCACACCAGAGTGCTTATTCATTCCTATCCCTTCTTCTACTTCTATAGCATTTAGCTTGTTCATAAGCTGTTGCTGCTGTTCCTTAGACATTCCTTCGCCATTATCGCTGACTCTAATATAAAAGATTTGATTTTCCACCCAACCATCTATCGAGATCTTTCCGGACGTATTTCCATTATCTAGTCCATGTACAATAGCATTTTCTAAGATAGGTTGAAGGGTGAGCTTTGGTATTTTTGCCTTCCATAAATGACTCGGTATATGGACTTCGACTTCTAAACGATCCTCATAACGTAGTTGCTGAATATTTAAGTAGGATTGGACAAACTCTAATTCCTCACTTACATCAATAACGCTTTCCTTTTGGCTTACCGTATATCTAATTAATTTTCCAAGCGAGGAAACCATATCGGATATTTCATATTTACCATGGGTAATCGCCATCATATTAATAGATTCAAGTGTGTTATAGATAAAATGTGGATTTATTTGGCTCTGCAACGCCTTGATTTCCGCATCCTTTTCTCTTAATTCTGTTTGATACACTTGCTTTACTAGTTGATTAATTTGTTCCATCATCCGGTTGAATCCTTGCGAAAGCTCTCCAATCTCATCATTGGAATGAACGGCTACCTGTTGATTAAAGTTCCCTTCTTCTGCCAAGACCATTTTATTTCTCAAATCATAAATTGGAGAAGTAATTTTTCTCGTTACCAAAAGAGCAAGAATAACGGTGATGACGACAAAAATGAAAATAAGAATAATAGAAAAGATACGGAGGTTCTTAGATTCCTCTAACATTTCTTCTTCCGGAATTAACACTACGGATTGGATGTCTGAATGGGAAGGATTTTCCGTAATGGGTAAATAATTTATTCCATTGTAAGAAATTGTCTTGTCATCACTGTTCTCAATTTTATTTAAGAGATTATTCGTTGCTTCCCTTATCAAATCTAAGTTCGCCTCTTCATTTATAACCGCCCGGTTGTTTGGATGATGCTGATATACGTCACCGATTTGCTGATAGATTAAATTTCCTTGTTTATCGAGTATAATGGTCATCGCATCATCGGAGAAGTGTGTTTCTTCCATAAGAGATTGCAAGTATTCCAGATGTATGTCAATTTTTATAATTCCTATATGCTCATGTGTCGTTAAATCTCTTAATACCTTTGCCACAGAAAAGACCTTTTCATTGGAAGCAATGTAATAAGAAGGCGCGTGTGCAGCAATAATAATAGATTCACCATCCGCCCGTTTCACTTCTTTGTACCAGCTTTCTTCCTCTAAGTTAAAAGAACGGGGCTGGAGTCGAGATGAGCCTAAGTTACTAAAGATACTATGGTTATTCGTCAAAATTTGAATACCCTTTATCTCTTGCCTTTTGTATTTGAGGGTTGAGATAAAAGAGTTCATTTTTTCAATTTCACTATTATAAGGGTAATAATAGGTCTCGTCTGATTTATGTCTTTTTAATATATCTAATACTTCCTGATCATAGAGAGGCAGTAAGGTCATACGATGAAGCTCATTGACATATTGATCTATATTTTGATTGATTTGATTAATAATTTGAGTGGAGTAGTTGTATGTTTGATTCTTGAGAGTATGGGAGTACTGTACATAAGTAATCATACCTAATAGATTTAAAGGAATAAGAATAACTAATAAAAAAAGGATAATCATTTTATATTTTAAAGACATAGGCACAGCTCCCAAGATATGTTTGTATCTATTATAAATCTTTTATGAATCCGCTTACATTAAAAACCCTATACAAAGATCCCTTATGAAATGTCATAAAGGACCTTTGCAATTTTATCCATTATTCTTGTTCTCTTTTTAGTAGACTATTTATATCCTGTTCTAATAATGATTTCGCTTTACTAGACAGCAATTTTTGCTTAGATGGATGATGAAGCTGCTCTAAAAATCTACTTAGATGGTTTATTTCCTGTTCAGTCTTACCTTTATTATTGTGGTTCATTGCTTGTTGAAGACTGTTCATGAGCTGCTTATACATTGGGTGCTTGATCTCTTCTTCCTTATAAAAATATAGAAGCGTTTGTTGAATTAATCTGTAATCAGGAGTAATACGAATATCCAAGGAATTAGATGTAACAACCTTTCCCTTAAAATCAACCTCCGCCCATATCTCAAATGACCTTACTTCACCTACAGGTTCATCAATCTTTACTATTCCATCCCTATCTATGGTAACGATATTTGGATGAGACGTACCGTATTTTACTGTTGCCTCCTCAATTGGAAGTTCTGTTTCATCGTTAAGAAAGGCATGTATATCTGTTTGAAACACATCTCCTAGTGAGATACCAGTAAATTCAGAAGTTACTTCTACCCTTTCCAAGGAAGCTGTCTTCTCTGGTCGATGGATACCGTCCCCTATTTTTAGAGACTTGATATACATATTAGCACTAGCAGGGCTATCTGAACCGATTTTTATGAGATTAGAACTATTTTCTGATTTTGCCGTTGCAGACCATACAAATTTTCCATCCACATAGAGGTCGTAGGATGATTCCGTTGTTGCAACCACTCTATAGGTATGAAATTGAGATGTATCCATTGATATGGAGTGGTTAGCTGACATCAACCTATCTTGAACTGTACCCACTTCCCCATCATGAGTTAAGAAAATCGAATATAGTTTATTATTTACCCGGATAGACACTTCATTGCCGTTACTCGATCCATTCACTCTTGCATCAAACTCGAACGTAAATGCATCTGTTGGGAACTCTATATCTTTTTTTACTAAATAATGATAGGTTCCTCTTCCATTCGTACTATTTTCCAAAAGGTGAACATATCCATCTTCTTGCCTGACGAACCCGGTCGTATCAGTGCCTTTAGAAATAGTCCACCCCTTTTCATAGTCCGAAAAATCCTCATCTAACAGATTCCAATAGGTACCTTCTGGAATCACTTGTATCGTAACGGAATTAGATTCAACAATGGTACCCTCTAAAGTAACTCGTGCTTTTAGATCAACTGTACCTTCTTTAAGCCCATATATATCTCCGTTTCTAACCTCGGCTACTTCAACATCCGAGGAAACAAAATCGATTTGGGCAGAGGAAATATCCATTGGATCACCAGCTTTTGTTTCAGCTTCTATATGCAAAGGAATTGTTTCTCCCGCCTGCAAAACATGTTGATCAACTCGAATACCCACAAAGCCCAAGTCATCTTGCTCCTCTTCCGGTACTGATTTTGCTAAGGCGATTTTCGTACTTCCTCGTTGTCCTACCTCGTAAACCATATAGATTGTATCGCCTTCTTGGATATACGCCCTTGATGCAGCACGTCCGTTTTCCGGAAAATAATCAGATGCTGTGTAATAGGCACCACGATGAATTTCTTGATCAAAATTCTCTCCCACTTCCACTACATACTGATTACCTGAACTAGCATGAACCGTCACATAGTGTTTCCCTTTCCATGGAAAGTAGTAGGCCCCTGAAAGATTTCCTTTATGGTCTATCTCATCTTTGTTTATCGGTGAAATAAATGGCGTTCGCTGTGTTTCCCAATTCCGTCCATCATCAGACCAAGCCATATAAATCCTTCTTGTTCCATGGTTGTTCCCCATTAGCAACATGACATATTTATTTTGTTTAGATGGGATCGTATATTCAAAGACTCGTGCATAAGATGCCTCACTAATGTCATCAAAATCGGACGTATCCACTACAATCTTTTCGTACTCAAAATGGATACCATCCTCCGAAGTAGCAAGTCTTGTTTTACTATTCTCACCATGGAAATAAAGAAATAACTTCTGCTCCTCCTCTACCCATATTGGATGAGCGGAGGCAACATGAGAAACAGAATAATGTGGTTCCCATTCTCGACTTACGATTGGATTATGTTCGTACTCTGTCCATGGCCCTTCTATGGAATCTGCATAAGCCATACTAATCCCACCTGGGGCATCATGAGGTCCATAATACATGTAGTATTTTCCAAGAGGATTTTCGAAGTATTTTTCTGCGTGGATGATGGTAGGAAAATCAAATTCCCCAGTTGGATTATAGTCCATCTTCTCTGGATCAATAATGACTTTTTCATATTGAAACACAGGAAAATCAGAGATCTCTAACTTCTCTTCTGCAGATACCGGTTTAGTCATCAACAGCGAAACACCAACAAAAACAACCAATGATAAACATAAACTAATGGAAAGCGCTTTAATTTTATTCAATTACTCTTCTCCCTTCCTATTGAATGAAGTATTTCTTCCCGCCTCTAATCCTTATTATGAGAAAAAAGATGGGCGAAACGAAATACCCCTCTGTTTAGAAAAGGTATCTTTTTTATATTTCATCGATACTTTCATTCCCACAAAAAAGAACACCCCAAAGGGATGCTCTTAATTCGATCGAATCTCTTGTTTCATAAACAGTACATAAGAAATGGCAAAACAAATCATCGTCGCAGCGATGAGTCCGGTGAGTTGTGGCCAAATTAATAATAGGCTTTGACCTAAGGGAAGTGGCCCCGCAACTGCTCCTGCCGTTTGTTCCATTGTTAGTGGTCCGAGACTTCGAACAGATGGGGATAGCATTGTCGTAGTCGACTCACTAAACAAATAGTTCGGAGAAAGTCTCATCAAGTTCAATATCGTTCCTTGTTTCTCGATCACATCCGCTTGGCTCGTAGGATTTTCTGGATTTAGCATCGACTTGGAAATTAGTTTGATAATCATGTTGTAAAACATACTAAAAAAGATCCAAACTGCAATTCCTGATAAAGCGGATGTTGCGGCTTGTCGGAATCGAACGGAAAACAGGATGCCCAGATTTAACCAAAAAGCGATATACGCGACACATAACAGGAGGAAACAAATAACTCTAGCAAACTCCTCAAAAGTTGGCGGAATGCCTATAATCAATATTCCGAATGCCATGACCAAGAAGCCTAATGCAAAAAACAATACCGTATTTAGCAATAAAGCGGCTGTAAATTTAGCATTTAACACATAGTCTCTCGGAATCGGTTGAGCCATTAATCGACTTAGTGTTCCTTTATTTCTTTCGGAATTAATGGCATCGAATCCTAGAGCTATGCCTAGCAAAGGGCCTAGAAACGTAACAAACGTGATAAATGGAGGTAGCGTTCCATCGGAAACCGTAAATAGTTTCAGAAACAAGAAGGACCCTTTTGCTATCTCCTTCGCATCTTCTGACGCTGATATCGCATCTTTAATCGTGGAAACCGCTGTGTATAACGATCCCACACAAGTAAGCGTAATAATAAGCAGAAGAATAATAATCCTCCAGCTTGTAATATAATCAGTAAACTCTTTTCGCACTAGTGAAGTGAAAGCAAGTCTAAGTTGCTTTTTAGATCGCTCTTGTTCTACATTTTTTTCTTCCTTTGGACGAAATTTGCTTTTCAACGTTTCCACGTTAGGCAGGTTCATGTGTCTCACGCCCTTCGAAATAGCGATGATAAATCTCATCCAATCCATAGTTTTTACGGTGAATATAGTATAAATCTGCCTGTTCGTTGATGACTGCTCTAGCTAGTTCTGATGTTACATCATGGTCACAATACACATCTATTTTCCCTTCCAGTTTCTCGATGCGATTTACACCGTCCACTTGTTCTATAGTAGCTAGAAGAGCTTCATCCATTGGATTCGCGTGAACCCGAACGACGAATGTATCCTCAAAGAATAGCTGATCTGCTAGACTTACCAAGTCACCCTGTGCTAGGAGGCGACCATTTACAAAAATTCCCACACGATCGCAGATTTGCTGAACCTGGTGGAGCTGGTGAGAGGAAAGCAAAACCGTAATATTCTCTTCTGCATTCAATCTTTTAATAAGCTGCAAGAGTTCACGAACCCCTTCCGGATCAATACCAAGAGTAGGCTCATCCAAAATAATAAC is from Radiobacillus kanasensis and encodes:
- a CDS encoding ABC transporter substrate-binding protein, whose product is MKKFVLFLIIGLLALSACSSNETADSEENEKVEISFSMWGNDDHIAMYEKLLEEEFYPSHPNIKVNIETTPFADYQQNITVLAAGKELADIGWAAERMVPQFIDNGILKDLSALKEDSDFAFEDIIPGTLSQYEADGDLYGIPFSTPPHIVFYNKELFEKHGLETPVELEKKGEWTWETFEEAAKVIAQDEGVYGANMFREWNYWQNLLPHTWSYGGGMFSEDMKEFAWNSEAGEKTFGMLERMMFEDESHPKAGDQVAFEAGNVGMFFDVYSYISTARSIEDFTWDIAPIPSGPEGKFPLMGQAGYVMFEGTEHPEEAMEVIKFFASKEGMTTTSTFFAPPRNSVLQSDEFINQEGNPSRESMELAILNPTENARVLPIHKEWNEIDKEVLLGLDQLFGQTATPSELLDGMKERIDKHLSDSE
- a CDS encoding response regulator transcription factor — its product is MFKVLVAEDEKIIRQGLQALITNLTNDFAISGEAEDGERALELLRHNPPDVLLTDIRMPKMDGLSLIEKAKEINPSLSIIIISGYDDFEYAKIGLKHGVHDYLLKPINRREFVKAMESVHQKLKGRDGLTSGTSEQSPSMNKISRYMWQNMDRDLSLSTISNLVHLHPGYFSQWFKKETGINFSEYLTDLRIKKAKQLLLETELKVYEVAELVGYQSEKHFLKTFKKRTEKTPSEYRHKRNVSTN
- a CDS encoding sensor histidine kinase, producing MSLKYKMIILFLLVILIPLNLLGMITYVQYSHTLKNQTYNYSTQIINQINQNIDQYVNELHRMTLLPLYDQEVLDILKRHKSDETYYYPYNSEIEKMNSFISTLKYKRQEIKGIQILTNNHSIFSNLGSSRLQPRSFNLEEESWYKEVKRADGESIIIAAHAPSYYIASNEKVFSVAKVLRDLTTHEHIGIIKIDIHLEYLQSLMEETHFSDDAMTIILDKQGNLIYQQIGDVYQHHPNNRAVINEEANLDLIREATNNLLNKIENSDDKTISYNGINYLPITENPSHSDIQSVVLIPEEEMLEESKNLRIFSIILIFIFVVITVILALLVTRKITSPIYDLRNKMVLAEEGNFNQQVAVHSNDEIGELSQGFNRMMEQINQLVKQVYQTELREKDAEIKALQSQINPHFIYNTLESINMMAITHGKYEISDMVSSLGKLIRYTVSQKESVIDVSEELEFVQSYLNIQQLRYEDRLEVEVHIPSHLWKAKIPKLTLQPILENAIVHGLDNGNTSGKISIDGWVENQIFYIRVSDNGEGMSKEQQQQLMNKLNAIEVEEGIGMNKHSGVALKNVHERIKLLFGKKFGLHIDSNIEQGTDVFIALPYKKRGE
- a CDS encoding FIMAH domain-containing protein; this translates as MNKIKALSISLCLSLVVFVGVSLLMTKPVSAEEKLEISDFPVFQYEKVIIDPEKMDYNPTGEFDFPTIIHAEKYFENPLGKYYMYYGPHDAPGGISMAYADSIEGPWTEYEHNPIVSREWEPHYSVSHVASAHPIWVEEEQKLFLYFHGENSKTRLATSEDGIHFEYEKIVVDTSDFDDISEASYARVFEYTIPSKQNKYVMLLMGNNHGTRRIYMAWSDDGRNWETQRTPFISPINKDEIDHKGNLSGAYYFPWKGKHYVTVHASSGNQYVVEVGENFDQEIHRGAYYTASDYFPENGRAASRAYIQEGDTIYMVYEVGQRGSTKIALAKSVPEEEQDDLGFVGIRVDQHVLQAGETIPLHIEAETKAGDPMDISSAQIDFVSSDVEVAEVRNGDIYGLKEGTVDLKARVTLEGTIVESNSVTIQVIPEGTYWNLLDEDFSDYEKGWTISKGTDTTGFVRQEDGYVHLLENSTNGRGTYHYLVKKDIEFPTDAFTFEFDARVNGSSNGNEVSIRVNNKLYSIFLTHDGEVGTVQDRLMSANHSISMDTSQFHTYRVVATTESSYDLYVDGKFVWSATAKSENSSNLIKIGSDSPASANMYIKSLKIGDGIHRPEKTASLERVEVTSEFTGISLGDVFQTDIHAFLNDETELPIEEATVKYGTSHPNIVTIDRDGIVKIDEPVGEVRSFEIWAEVDFKGKVVTSNSLDIRITPDYRLIQQTLLYFYKEEEIKHPMYKQLMNSLQQAMNHNNKGKTEQEINHLSRFLEQLHHPSKQKLLSSKAKSLLEQDINSLLKREQE
- a CDS encoding ABC transporter permease subunit, with protein sequence MNLPNVETLKSKFRPKEEKNVEQERSKKQLRLAFTSLVRKEFTDYITSWRIIILLLIITLTCVGSLYTAVSTIKDAISASEDAKEIAKGSFLFLKLFTVSDGTLPPFITFVTFLGPLLGIALGFDAINSERNKGTLSRLMAQPIPRDYVLNAKFTAALLLNTVLFFALGFLVMAFGILIIGIPPTFEEFARVICFLLLCVAYIAFWLNLGILFSVRFRQAATSALSGIAVWIFFSMFYNMIIKLISKSMLNPENPTSQADVIEKQGTILNLMRLSPNYLFSESTTTMLSPSVRSLGPLTMEQTAGAVAGPLPLGQSLLLIWPQLTGLIAATMICFAISYVLFMKQEIRSN
- a CDS encoding ABC transporter ATP-binding protein — encoded protein: MAEAIIELEEITKKYDDQFAVDHLSLSIQKGEIFGLLGPNGAGKSTSILMMLGLSEPTSGAVKVCGINSTRYPLDVKRRVGYLPDDLGFYQQMTGLENLMFTAALNGIPKKQGRERALDLLQKVGLEQAACKKAGKYSRGMKQRLGLADVLMKDPDVIILDEPTLGIDPEGVRELLQLIKRLNAEENITVLLSSHQLHQVQQICDRVGIFVNGRLLAQGDLVSLADQLFFEDTFVVRVHANPMDEALLATIEQVDGVNRIEKLEGKIDVYCDHDVTSELARAVINEQADLYYIHRKNYGLDEIYHRYFEGRETHEPA